One window from the genome of Amycolatopsis sp. NBC_01480 encodes:
- a CDS encoding oxidoreductase yields MTSAQQPIGSGFGPASTVGDVLAGVDLTGKLAVVTGGYSGVGIEDVRGLSAAGATVVVPARRVDEAKKALDDMERVEIGELDLADLASVRTFADRFLDGGREIDILINCAGVMAAPETRVGPGWEFQFAVNHLGHFALANRLWPALSAGDGARVVAYSSRGHKFSDIRWDDLAFTGGYDKWHAYGQSKTANALFALHLDKLGEASGVRAFSLNPGGIRTNLQRHVSPADQIQLGWIDRDGNHLIQWKSPQAGAATAAWAATSAQLGGKGGVYLEDNEVAEIVDPSAPDAMKSGLHPYAADPASAARLWDISAELTGVNAFE; encoded by the coding sequence ATGACCAGTGCACAACAGCCCATCGGCAGCGGATTCGGGCCGGCTTCCACCGTCGGCGACGTCCTGGCCGGTGTTGATCTGACCGGCAAGCTCGCCGTCGTCACCGGGGGATATTCGGGCGTCGGGATCGAGGACGTACGCGGGCTCAGCGCGGCCGGCGCGACCGTCGTGGTCCCGGCCCGGCGCGTCGACGAAGCGAAAAAGGCCCTCGACGACATGGAACGGGTCGAGATCGGCGAACTCGACCTGGCCGATCTCGCCTCGGTGCGGACCTTCGCCGACCGGTTCCTCGACGGCGGTCGCGAAATCGACATCTTGATCAACTGCGCCGGCGTGATGGCCGCGCCGGAAACCCGGGTCGGGCCGGGCTGGGAATTCCAGTTCGCAGTCAATCACCTCGGCCATTTCGCCCTGGCGAACCGGCTTTGGCCAGCCTTGTCCGCCGGCGATGGCGCCCGTGTGGTCGCGTACTCCTCGCGCGGGCACAAGTTCTCCGACATCCGGTGGGACGATCTCGCCTTCACCGGCGGATACGACAAATGGCACGCGTACGGCCAGTCCAAGACCGCGAACGCGTTGTTCGCGCTGCACCTGGACAAGCTGGGCGAAGCGTCGGGGGTGCGTGCTTTTTCGCTCAACCCGGGCGGAATCCGGACGAACCTGCAGCGCCACGTGTCCCCTGCGGACCAGATCCAGCTCGGCTGGATCGACCGGGACGGAAACCACCTCATCCAGTGGAAGTCGCCGCAGGCGGGCGCGGCGACCGCCGCCTGGGCCGCGACCTCGGCGCAGTTGGGTGGAAAGGGCGGCGTTTACCTGGAGGACAACGAGGTCGCCGAAATCGTCGACCCCAGCGCTCCGGACGCCATGAAATCCGGCCTCCACCCGTACGCGGCGGATCCGGCCTCGGCAGCCCGGCTGTGGGACATCTCGGCCGAACTCACCGGCGTCAACGCCTTCGAGTGA